A section of the Candidatus Hydrogenedens sp. genome encodes:
- a CDS encoding insulinase family protein, whose product MTAVFYCSTGYAYAYQLIYQPKPDDSMQVYIYRLSNGITVYLTENHEVPRFYAEIAVRAGSQNDPPETTGLAHYFEHLMFKGSERLGTIDFTKEKELLDKIEDLYEKYRQTTDAQKREEIYKEIDQLSQEASQYAVPNELDRVYKSLGGDKINAHTWIDETVYKVELPAGCLEHWAMLESDRFSAPVFRLFPTELETVYEEKNRAMDNRERVLMEAVNEKLFPDHPYGTQTVLGDPEHLKNPSIKNIKSFFEKWYVPQNLSIGISGDIKIPEAIEIISRYFSDIRKEATKGEDSNKNLTIEKRENEGDKICSPISTYCYEPLKERIPVEIQFEGEPSVMLAFRTVPKLHPDSDKIALMDMILDNAVAGLINLNLIQKQKVRRAGSFIMQLNDLGVEYILGVPKEGQSLEEVEQLLLEQVKLLCEGKFEDWLLPAIITDFRKMKERSRETNEGRVGELTDAFIAHEDWQEHLKRIERMEKITKDEIVNTARKYFSQGYVAGYRKDGKREISYVPKPKLTPLTIDSTKLSPFAQQILSIPMAKSEPVFLEKGKDYIHLQKKEGLDFWFCKNPLNKIFSLEIRIDIGNYHNPKIPVALRLLEKSGTRYLSPENLKKEWYKLGAEFGVRSTNNETVISLNGFDDRFKETMDLLMEVMFYPQVEKDVLEELKAIILAQREDAKKDPEEVMRALVQFNRLDTQSPYLNLLSEEELKKLSIEELQEITKNLLNYKHHIFYAGTLNHKELTKLYKGYLKKEFKKQKDFSGLKDTPSYIYLKSRRPENTQLYVLDKETTQASVRIEFGLEESTMEEEPVIEVLIHILVEVWQELYFRNYEKPEH is encoded by the coding sequence ATGACTGCAGTATTTTATTGCTCAACCGGTTATGCTTATGCTTATCAATTAATATATCAACCGAAACCTGATGATTCCATGCAGGTATATATTTATCGTTTAAGTAATGGGATAACCGTATATCTTACGGAAAATCATGAAGTTCCCCGTTTTTATGCAGAAATAGCCGTGCGAGCGGGCAGTCAGAATGACCCACCCGAAACTACGGGATTAGCCCATTATTTTGAGCACCTTATGTTTAAGGGGTCAGAACGATTAGGGACTATTGATTTTACGAAAGAGAAAGAGTTGCTCGATAAAATAGAGGATTTATATGAGAAATATCGGCAAACAACAGATGCCCAGAAACGGGAAGAAATTTACAAAGAAATTGACCAACTTTCTCAGGAGGCAAGCCAATATGCAGTTCCCAATGAATTAGACCGAGTTTATAAATCATTAGGAGGGGACAAGATTAACGCACATACATGGATTGATGAAACGGTGTATAAGGTAGAATTGCCTGCAGGGTGTTTGGAACATTGGGCTATGTTAGAATCCGACCGATTTTCGGCTCCTGTTTTTCGTTTGTTTCCGACAGAATTAGAAACCGTGTATGAAGAGAAGAATCGAGCCATGGACAATCGGGAACGCGTGTTAATGGAGGCTGTTAATGAAAAGTTATTTCCAGACCATCCTTATGGGACACAGACTGTGTTAGGGGACCCAGAACATTTGAAAAATCCATCTATAAAGAATATAAAAAGTTTTTTTGAAAAGTGGTATGTTCCCCAAAATTTATCCATTGGAATTTCAGGGGACATAAAAATTCCAGAGGCGATAGAAATTATTTCGAGGTATTTTTCAGACATAAGAAAGGAAGCAACAAAAGGGGAAGATAGTAATAAAAATTTAACAATAGAAAAAAGAGAAAATGAAGGGGATAAAATCTGTTCCCCTATTTCGACATATTGCTATGAACCGTTGAAAGAAAGAATTCCAGTAGAAATACAGTTTGAAGGTGAGCCTTCGGTTATGCTTGCTTTTCGGACTGTACCTAAATTACACCCGGATTCGGATAAAATCGCCCTGATGGATATGATTTTGGATAATGCGGTAGCTGGTTTAATTAATCTGAATCTCATCCAAAAGCAAAAAGTTAGAAGAGCGGGCTCTTTTATCATGCAGTTAAACGATTTGGGCGTTGAGTATATATTGGGAGTACCCAAAGAAGGGCAGAGTTTGGAAGAAGTGGAACAATTGTTGTTGGAGCAGGTAAAGTTACTTTGTGAGGGGAAATTTGAAGATTGGCTTTTACCAGCAATTATTACAGATTTCCGAAAAATGAAGGAACGGTCAAGAGAAACAAATGAGGGACGAGTAGGTGAACTCACGGATGCGTTTATAGCACATGAAGACTGGCAGGAGCATTTGAAACGAATTGAACGAATGGAAAAAATAACCAAAGATGAGATTGTAAATACAGCCAGGAAGTATTTTTCACAAGGATATGTTGCAGGCTATCGTAAAGATGGAAAACGCGAAATTAGTTATGTCCCCAAACCCAAATTAACGCCACTAACTATTGATAGCACGAAACTTTCACCTTTCGCTCAGCAGATTTTATCAATTCCTATGGCTAAAAGTGAACCTGTTTTTCTGGAAAAAGGGAAGGATTATATTCATCTGCAGAAGAAAGAGGGTTTGGATTTTTGGTTTTGTAAAAATCCGCTAAATAAAATATTCAGTTTAGAAATACGCATAGATATAGGGAATTATCACAATCCCAAAATTCCAGTGGCTCTACGGTTATTGGAAAAGTCTGGAACGCGTTATCTTTCTCCAGAAAACCTCAAGAAGGAATGGTATAAATTAGGGGCAGAATTCGGTGTTCGTTCTACCAATAATGAAACGGTAATTTCTTTAAATGGTTTCGATGACCGTTTTAAGGAAACTATGGATTTATTGATGGAGGTAATGTTTTATCCTCAAGTAGAGAAGGATGTTTTGGAAGAATTAAAGGCGATTATCCTTGCTCAGCGTGAAGATGCTAAAAAGGACCCGGAAGAAGTGATGCGGGCTTTAGTGCAGTTTAACCGATTAGATACACAATCTCCCTACTTGAATTTGCTTTCGGAAGAGGAGTTGAAAAAATTATCCATTGAAGAATTACAGGAGATAACAAAAAATTTATTGAATTACAAACATCATATTTTTTATGCCGGAACACTAAATCATAAAGAATTAACAAAACTTTATAAAGGATATCTAAAGAAGGAATTTAAGAAGCAAAAGGACTTTTCCGGGTTAAAAGACACACCTTCCTATATATATTTAAAATCAAGAAGACCCGAAAATACCCAATTGTATGTTCTGGATAAAGAGACGACACAGGCAAGTGTGCGAATAGAGTTCGGGTTAGAAGAGTCAACAATGGAAGAAGAACCAGTGATTGAGGTCTTAATTCATATTTTGGTGGAGGTATGGCAGGAGTTGTATTTCAGGAATTACGAGAAGCCCGAGCATTAG
- a CDS encoding proline--tRNA ligase (catalyzes the formation of prolyl-tRNA(Pro) from proline and tRNA(Pro)) encodes MSKGITKRSEDYSQWYIDIVLKAELADYSPVKGCMVIRPNGYGIWENIQKNLDRMFKETGHVNAYFPMLIPESFLKKEAEHVEGFAPECAVVTHGGGKPLEEPLVIRPTSETIIWATYKDWISSYRDLPLLINQWANVCRWEMRTRLFLRTTEFLWQEGHTAHASYEEAEEETLRMIRVYQRFAEDYLAMPVIVGRKTESEKFAGAVHTYCIEALMQDGKSLQAGTSHNLG; translated from the coding sequence ATGAGCAAAGGAATAACGAAACGCTCTGAAGATTATTCCCAATGGTATATTGACATTGTTTTAAAAGCGGAATTAGCTGATTACAGCCCTGTAAAAGGTTGCATGGTCATCCGTCCTAACGGTTATGGTATCTGGGAAAATATCCAAAAGAACCTGGACCGTATGTTTAAAGAAACAGGACATGTTAATGCCTATTTCCCCATGCTTATTCCTGAAAGTTTCTTAAAAAAAGAGGCAGAACATGTGGAAGGTTTTGCACCGGAATGTGCCGTTGTTACCCATGGTGGAGGAAAACCTTTAGAAGAACCCTTAGTAATACGACCTACATCAGAAACAATTATCTGGGCTACTTACAAAGATTGGATAAGTTCTTACCGCGATTTACCATTACTCATTAATCAGTGGGCAAATGTCTGCCGTTGGGAAATGCGAACACGGCTTTTTCTCCGTACCACAGAGTTCCTGTGGCAAGAAGGACACACCGCACATGCCTCCTATGAAGAAGCGGAAGAAGAAACCCTTCGGATGATTCGTGTCTATCAACGATTCGCAGAAGATTACCTCGCTATGCCTGTTATCGTCGGTAGAAAAACTGAATCCGAAAAATTTGCAGGTGCTGTCCATACTTATTGCATTGAAGCACTCATGCAGGATGGAAAATCTTTACAAGCAGGGACATCCCATAACTTAGG